In the Stakelama saccharophila genome, CTGATCGAGGATCAGGACGCCGTCATGCTTCAGCGCGGCATAGAATTCGGCGAGCGCGCGGCGGCGGTCCTTTTCCTCGAACAGGTGGGTGAAGCTGTTGCCCAGGCAGATGATCGCGTCGAATTTGCCGTGCACGTCCTTGTTCAGCCAGCGCCAGTCGGCATGGACCGTCTTTAGCATCAGCCCTTCGTCCATCGCGTTCTGGAACGCCTTGGCCAGCATTTCCGCCGAACCGTCGGCCGATGTCACGTCGAACCCGGCCTTCAGCAACTGCACCGAATGAAAGCCCGTGCCGGTGGAAACGTCGAGGACGCTCTTCTTGTCGCGCGCCTTCAGGACGTCGATGAAGAACTGCCCTTCGCTCTTGGCGCGGGCGTCCCAGTCGATCAGCTCGTCCCACTTGTCCACGAATCCGCGGACATATTCGTTCTTGTAATGCTCGGTATTGCGTACCGCTTTGGGGTCGTCCCCATAATCCTGTTTGTCGTCAGGCACGAATACGCCCTGGTCGGTCTGCGTCTGCATAGCTTCCCCTTGCATTGTGCGAGCGTAGCGAGGCCGCGGCGACGCGGCCTGAAAGCCGTACGGATGACGGCGACAGCTCTGGAGTAGTCGAAGGCTATTACAACAGAGCGAAACGCTTGACGCAAATTAAGTATGCCCGGCAACGCCGAATAATCGGACGGCTGGTGCGGCGGCGTAACGATGTCGGGGTTTGCTGGTGGGCGGTGACGGGCTCGAACCGCCGACCCTCTCGGTGTAAACGAGATGCTCTACCAACTGAGCTAACCGCCCGGTCGCGCGGGCGATACGGCAAGCCCGCGCCGCCCGCAAGCCGCAATGTCGTGGCGCGTCCTCAGCCGAGCGCCAGGCCGGCATCGGCGGCCGCGGCGAAATAGCGGCCCATCGCGGCTTCGGCGCGCTCGCCCAGCACGATGAAGGCGCGCCGCCGGTCGTGCGGATCGGCGCGGCGTTCGAACAGGCCGGTGTCGGTCATGGTCTTGATCCAGCGCAGCGCGGTCGTCGGCGGAACGCTGGCGGCGATGCACAGGCTCGACACCGACACGCCCACCCGCTCGATCGCGGCGGCGTACAGGTCGAGCAGCATGTCCCAGGCCGGGTCGGCGAACAGTTCCGGGTCGAAGAACCGGTCGCGCAGGCGGCGCAGGCGAATCACGGCGCGCACGGTGCCGGCATCGACCCGCCGCGGCGGCGGCAGCGGCGGCGGCGCGCCATAGCCGGTTTCGCGGTCGCGCACGCCGCGATCCGGCCCGGTCGCGTCGGACCGCGTCAGCCGCGCCAGCGTTTCGGCGATGCGCGCGACTTCGGCGTTGATCCGCTGCAGCCGCGCGATCTCCTCATCCGCGCCCTCGCGCACGCCGCCGGGGCCGCCGCGCGCAGCCACGGCGAGCGCCCCCACCCGCTCCGCCATGCTGGGGTCGCAGAGCAACTGCACGTCGCTGCCGAGCAGGCAGGCGGCGACGGCGTCGATCTGGTCGCGCGCGAAGGTCGCGACCAGGCGCGCACCGCATTCGCGCGCGAACAGGGTCGCGGCCTCCATGGCGTCGTCCAGAAGCGCCTGGCCGATTCCCGCCGCCTCGATCAGGATGATGTCGGCGCCGACCTGCATCGCCAGCCGCTCGCGCGCACCGGCGAAATCGCACGCGGCGAGGATCCGCGCGCCGGCGAGCGTCGCCGCCTCGCGCGCCGTGCGCAGCGCCGCCTCTTCGTCCGTGATCACGATTACGGCCGGTGTCGTCCGCAACGCCGTGCCTGCCTGATCCGCCATCGCGCCCTCGTCGTCGGGAAAAGCCCCCGATGCCAGACGAACACGCGCCGGATAAGTCAAATCGCCTCCATTCCGGAGGGAAACCGTCCGCTCACCCCCTGTCATGCCCGGCCTCAATCCAGCGACTTGACGATCTCTTCGACCATCTTCTTGGCATCGGCGAGCAGCATCATCGTATTGTCCTGGTAGAAGACTTCGTTGTCGACGCCGGCATAGCCCACGCCGCCCATCGACCGCTTGGAAAACAGCACCGTCTTGGCATTCCCGACGTCCAGCACCGGCATGCCGTAGATCGGCGAGGACTTGTCGGTCTTGGCCGCCGGGTTGGTCACGTCGTTCGCGCCGATCACGAAGGCGACGTCGGTCTGGGAGAATTCGCTGTTGATATCCTCCAGCTCGAACACCTCGTCATAGGGCACGTTCGCCTCGGCCAGCAGCACGTTCATATGCCCCGGCATCCGCCCCGCGACCGGGTGGATGGCGTATTTCACGGTGACGCCTTCCGCCTTCAGCTTGTCGGCCATCTCGCGCACCGCGTGCTGCGCCTGCGCCACCGCCATGCCGTATCCCGGCACGATGATGACCTGTTCCGCCTGCTTCATCAGGAACGCCGCGTCCTCGGCCGATCCGCGCTTCCAGGGCCGGTCGATTCTCTCCGCCCCCTCGGCCCCGCCGCCGCTGTCGGCGCCGAACCCGCCGGCGATCACGCTGACGAAGCTGCGGTTCATCGCCCGGCACATGATGTAGCTCAGGATCGCGCCCGAGCTGCCGACAAGCGCGCCGGTGATGATCATCGCCGTATTGTGCAGCGTGAAGCCCATCGCCGCCGCCGCCCAGCCGGAATAGCTGTTCAGCATCGACACCACGACCGGCATGTCCGCCCCGCCGATGGGGATGATCAGCAGGAAACCGACGACGAAGCTCAGCGCCGTGATCGCCCAGAACACCCACGGGCTCTGGTCCTGCGTGAACCAGGCGACCAGCGCTACGATCGCCGCCAGCGTCCCGAAATTGACGACATGGCGCGCCGGCAGCAGGATCGGCGTGCCCGACATGTTGCCGTTCAGCTTGGCGAACGCGATCACGCTGCCGGAAAAGGTGATCGCGCCGATCGCCACGCCCAGCGCCATCTCGATCCGGCTTACCGGGTGGATCGCCATGAACGGGTCGCCGATCATCGGCGTCACCAGGTCGGCGATCCCGAACGCGCCGGGGTTGAGATAGGCCGCCGCGCCCACCAGCACCGCGGCGAGGCCGACCAGCGAATGGAACGCCGCGACGAGCTGCGGCATCGCCGTCATCGCGATCCGCCGCGCGATGGTGATGCCGATCGCGCCGCCGAT is a window encoding:
- a CDS encoding class I SAM-dependent methyltransferase, whose amino-acid sequence is MQTQTDQGVFVPDDKQDYGDDPKAVRNTEHYKNEYVRGFVDKWDELIDWDARAKSEGQFFIDVLKARDKKSVLDVSTGTGFHSVQLLKAGFDVTSADGSAEMLAKAFQNAMDEGLMLKTVHADWRWLNKDVHGKFDAIICLGNSFTHLFEEKDRRRALAEFYAALKHDGVLILDQRNYDTILDDGFSTKHKYYYCGDRVSAEPEYVDDSLARFKYSFPDGSDYHLNMFPIRKDYVRGLLRDVGFQKLHTYGDFMEEGEEKAPDFFVHVAEKTYDG
- a CDS encoding NAD(P)(+) transhydrogenase (Re/Si-specific) subunit beta is translated as MDEALAINPWVALAYLVAGVCFILALRGLSSPESSRRGNRFGMIGMTIAVVTTLITHGLGLNVTRGLNSVTAGMDFDPAALIEILIAIAIGGAIGITIARRIAMTAMPQLVAAFHSLVGLAAVLVGAAAYLNPGAFGIADLVTPMIGDPFMAIHPVSRIEMALGVAIGAITFSGSVIAFAKLNGNMSGTPILLPARHVVNFGTLAAIVALVAWFTQDQSPWVFWAITALSFVVGFLLIIPIGGADMPVVVSMLNSYSGWAAAAMGFTLHNTAMIITGALVGSSGAILSYIMCRAMNRSFVSVIAGGFGADSGGGAEGAERIDRPWKRGSAEDAAFLMKQAEQVIIVPGYGMAVAQAQHAVREMADKLKAEGVTVKYAIHPVAGRMPGHMNVLLAEANVPYDEVFELEDINSEFSQTDVAFVIGANDVTNPAAKTDKSSPIYGMPVLDVGNAKTVLFSKRSMGGVGYAGVDNEVFYQDNTMMLLADAKKMVEEIVKSLD